AATAAGGTGGCTCTCAAGGGCCCTATCACCACGCCGGTGGGCGAAGGTTACCCCAGCATAAACGTGGCGCTTCGCCAGAAGCTGGACCTCTATGCGTGCGTTCGACCCGTGACGAGCCTCCCCGGTGTCCGCAGCCGCTTTGAGAACATCGACCTTGTCATCATTCGTGAAAACACAGAGGACCTGTACGCGGGGAAAGAACATGAGATCATCCCGGGTGTTGTAGAGAGCCTGAAGATCATCACTAGGCGCGCATCCACACGCATCGCCCTGTTCACCTTCGAGTACGCGGTCAGGCATCGTCGGAAGAAGGTGACCGCAATCCACAAGGCCAACATCATGAAGCTCTCCGACGGGCTCTTCCTCCGATGTTGCCGGAGCGTGGCCAAACGGTACCCGCAGGTCGAATACAGTGAGATGATTGTCGATAACACCTGCCTGCAACTGGTGATAGACCCTCACCAGTTCGACCTTCTTGTCACGCCGAATCTCTATGGTGACATCATCTCGGACCTGGCCGCGGGCCTGGTCGGAGGCGTCGGTCTGGTGCCCGGCGCCAATATCGGGCGTACGTACGCTGTCTTCGAGCCGGTCCATGGAAGCTGGCCGTCCGCGGCGGGGAAGGGGTTGGCCAACCCCACGGCAATGATATTGAGCGGCGTGCTTATGCTGCGACATATCGGGGAGGAACGAGCGGCGCAGCGGGTCGAGCAGGCGGTCTCGGATGTCCTCGCGGAAGGAAAGACCTTGACCTCCGACCTTGGCGGGACGGCGTCGACCGACGAGTTCTCGTCGGCCGTCGTTCAGCGTCTTCAACATTAGGGAGACTCAGAGGGTGAGGGTTCTGAAAAGACCTCGGTGCAAGAGTTCAGATTGCCTTCTCCTGGCAGGTCAGTCCGGTATTCGACATCAGGCCGCGCGGGTGTCTCATTGACAGAACGTCAAGGCGGGGGAGTATCATAGTCGTCACCAAATGCGCGGGGCACGGCGCGTATTCCAGGGCTTGCGGGAGGGCAGACATGAAGACCAGCGCAAACAAGGCGCGGACCATCGGCGAGCTGCGCAAGAGCGGCTACAAGGTCGTCTCCGTCAAGACGGAGATGCGCAGGCACCTGGTGGAGAAGGTGCGCCAGGGGGAGGACCTCTTCCCCGGCATCATCGGGTACGAGGACACGGTCATCCCCCAGGTGGAGAACGCCATTCTGGCCGGCCAGGACATCATCTTCCTGGGAGAGCGCGGCCAGGCGAAGTCCCGCCTCATCCGGGCGCTGGTCGGCCTCCTGGACCCGGAGATACCGTTCATCGCGGGATGCGAGATCTATGACAACCCCTTTGCGCCTTTTTGTCGGGCCTGCCGCGACAAGGTCGAGCGCTCCGGCGAGGGCGTGGAGCTTGCGTGGCTGCCCCGCGAGCAGCGCTACGGTGAGAAGCTGGCGACGCCGGACATCACCATCGCCGACCTCATCGGCGAGGTGGACCCCATCAGGGTCGCGGAGGGCCGCTACCTCTCCGACGAGCTGACCATCCACTACGGGCTTATCCCGCGCACCAACCGGGGCATCTTCTGCGTCAACGAGCTGCCGGACCTGGCGGAGCGCGTCCAGGTGGGCCTGTTTAACTTGCTGGAGGAGCGGGACATCCAGATCAAGGGGTATCGCATCCGTTTGCCCCTGGACGTGTACGTGGTGGCCAGCGCCAACCCGGAGGACTACACCAACCGCGGGCGCATCATCACGCCGCTGAAGGACCGCTACGGCGCCCAGATACGGACGCACTATCCGCGCACCCTTGAGCACGAGATGCTCATCATGGAGCAGGAGCGGACCCGTGTGGAGGACGTGGGCGTCAAGGTCGTGACCCCTCAATACATGCGCGAGGTCATCGCGGAGATCACCACACTGGCCCGCCGGAGCCCGGACATCAACCAGCGCTCCGGTGTGTCCGTGCGCGTGTCCATCGCCAACTACGAGACGCTGGACAGCAACGCCCTGCGCCGGGCTATTCGCTGCAAGGAGGATGAGGCGGCGCCGCGCATGAGCGACCTGGGCTTTCTCGTCGCCTCCACCGTGGGCAAGATTGAGATGGAGACGGTGGAGGAGGGCAGCGAGAGTCGGACGCTGGAAGGCCTGACCAAGAAGGCGGTGTCCAACGTGTTTGGGCGGTACTTCACCGTCCAGGAGTTCGATGACCTGGTGCGCCGCTTCGAGGAGGGGCTGGTCATCGAGACCTCCGACATGCTGCCGTCCGCCGAGTACGCGCGGAAGATCGGCGAGCTGCCGGAGCTGGCCACGGGCGTGCGCAAGCTGGGCCTGGGCGAGTCGCCCGCCGCCGTGGCCTCGGCCGTGGAGTTCATCCTGGAGGGACTGCACCTCAACCGGCGGCTCAACCGCGATCGGGTGGAAGGGAAGACCCGCTACAGGGGGTAGCCTCGCCGTGGTCTCTTACCGCTACTCGCGCTGGGACGGGAAGCAGGAAGTCTTTCTCCTGCATCAGGACGACCTCATGGAGGAGCTGTCCGACCAGCTCATGAGCCACGGGGACGTGTCCTCCGCGCTTGAGTCCATGACGCAGAAGGGGTTCAAAAACCGTCTGGGAGACCGCTTTCAGGGCCTCCACGACCTTGTCCAGCAACTCCGCTCGCTGAAGCAGCAGACCCTTGAGCGGTATGACCTGAACTCCGTGATGGACGACATGCGCCGGCGGCTCGACCAGATTGTCCAGAAGGAACAGCAGGGCATTGACCGGCGCATGGACGACGCGCTGCGCCGCTACCAGGAGGACCGCCAGCGCCATGAGGAGGGCGGCCTGCCGTCGGAGTTGGTGGAGAACCTTCTCAAAACCCTGCGGCGCCTGGCCGAGAAGAACAAGGCCGTATTGAACAGCCTGCCTCCGGACAGCCCCGCGGGTGCCATCCGGCAGCTCCAGGACTACGAGTTCATGGACCCGGAGGCCAAGTGCCAGTTCGACGAGTTGATGCGGGAGCTGCAGCGGAAGATGCTGGACTCCTTCGTCAAGGACCTCTCGCGGCAGCTTCAGGGCATGACCCCCCAGGACATGGCGGGCGTCAAGGAAATGGCGCGTGAGCTAAACCGCATGCTGGAGCAGCGCGCGCTCTCCGAGGCGTCGGAGGACTTTCAGGGGTTCATGCGGAAGTACGGGGGCCTCTTCGGGCCGGAGCCTCCGCGGGACATTGACGAGTTCGCCGAGCGCATGCAGCGCCAGATAGCCCAGATGCAGTCCCTTCTGGACAGCATGTCCCGGGAGTCCCGGGAGCAGCTCCGCGACATGCTGCGGTCCGTGTTCAAAGACGAGGAGCTTCTGGGCGAGATGGCCCGTCTCGCGGCGAAC
This window of the Dehalococcoidia bacterium genome carries:
- a CDS encoding isocitrate dehydrogenase (NAD(+)), which translates into the protein MPISHRITLIEGDGIGPEIARAAVDVIAAAGVSVTWDRAPVGQAALKQLGELLPKETLRSIRRNKVALKGPITTPVGEGYPSINVALRQKLDLYACVRPVTSLPGVRSRFENIDLVIIRENTEDLYAGKEHEIIPGVVESLKIITRRASTRIALFTFEYAVRHRRKKVTAIHKANIMKLSDGLFLRCCRSVAKRYPQVEYSEMIVDNTCLQLVIDPHQFDLLVTPNLYGDIISDLAAGLVGGVGLVPGANIGRTYAVFEPVHGSWPSAAGKGLANPTAMILSGVLMLRHIGEERAAQRVEQAVSDVLAEGKTLTSDLGGTASTDEFSSAVVQRLQH
- a CDS encoding magnesium chelatase yields the protein MKTSANKARTIGELRKSGYKVVSVKTEMRRHLVEKVRQGEDLFPGIIGYEDTVIPQVENAILAGQDIIFLGERGQAKSRLIRALVGLLDPEIPFIAGCEIYDNPFAPFCRACRDKVERSGEGVELAWLPREQRYGEKLATPDITIADLIGEVDPIRVAEGRYLSDELTIHYGLIPRTNRGIFCVNELPDLAERVQVGLFNLLEERDIQIKGYRIRLPLDVYVVASANPEDYTNRGRIITPLKDRYGAQIRTHYPRTLEHEMLIMEQERTRVEDVGVKVVTPQYMREVIAEITTLARRSPDINQRSGVSVRVSIANYETLDSNALRRAIRCKEDEAAPRMSDLGFLVASTVGKIEMETVEEGSESRTLEGLTKKAVSNVFGRYFTVQEFDDLVRRFEEGLVIETSDMLPSAEYARKIGELPELATGVRKLGLGESPAAVASAVEFILEGLHLNRRLNRDRVEGKTRYRG